From the genome of Reinekea thalattae:
TCACTAAAACAGTTCTAGCTAAAAGTACGAACCACAAAAAAGGCCGCAATATTTGCGGCCTTTTGCATTTACTAACACACGAGTATAACGAACGAGCTGTGCTCTATTTATTCAATGCGTCGAGATATTTCTCAGCATCCAATGCTGCCATACAGCCAGTGCCAGCCGATGTAATGGCTTGGCGATAATGGTGATCCATCACATCACCTGCTGCAAACACACCTTCGACACTGGTGGCTGTCGCGTTGCCCTGCAAGCCAGACTGAACTTTAATGTAGCCACCTTCCATATCCAGCTGACCGTCAAATATCGCTGTATTTGGCTTATGGCCAATCGCTATAAAGCAGCCGTCTAAAGCAAGATCTGTTAGCGCGGCATCGGCGGTACTTTCAATGCGAATACCAGTCACACCCATTTCATCACCCAACACTTCATTCAGGGTGTGATCTAAATGCAGCACAACCTTGCCTTCTTCGACCTTTTGGTAAAGCCGGTCGGTAAGAATTTTTTCTGATCGGAAGCTATCACGACGATGCACAACATGTACTTTACTGGCAATATTGGCTAGGTACAGAGCTTCTTCAACAGCCGTGTTTCCGCCACCGACAACAGCAACTTCTTTATTGCGATAGAAAAAGCCATCACAGGTTGCGCAAGCCGATACACCCTTACCTTTAAATGCTTCTTCGCTTTCTAAACCTAAGTACTGCGCACTGGCGCCGGTGGCGATAATCAGAGCATCGCAGGTGTAAGTCGCCTGATCACCGATCAACTTATAAGGCTTAGCCGACAAATCGGTAGTATGAATATGATCAAACACTATTTCAGTATCGAACCTTTCAGCGTGCTCTTTCATATTGACCATCAACTCAGGGCCTTGCAGCTCTGCGTGACCACCCGGCCAGTTTTCGACTTCGGTTGTGGTGGTAAGTTGACCACCCATCTCCATGCCCGTTATAACCACCGGCTTTAAATTTGCTCGGGCAGCATAAATCGCTGCGGTATAACCCGCAGGCCCAGAACCTAAAACGATCAGTGAATGGTGTACCTGATTCATAACTACCTCTAATTCATTTTTTCAAACCAACGATGGCGGCAAAACTGAGTTATTCAAGTCGCCAAAACGCTAAATATCGACGTAATGCTAAGATCGCTAAATGCTAAACAATAGCCAGAAGCCTAACATCACCAACCAGGCAAATTGCGTGCGTTTGAGCAGCTTCAGTGTTTCGCTGAGCATATCACATTCATCCGCTTGGCAGATTGCAGACTGCATGCAGCGAACCAACAGGACGCGGTCATCGCTGTCGAAATCTTTGCTTTGCTGAGTCCAAACTGGGAAACAGTGTGAAAAGCTACCCACTAGCGCCGTGGTAATCGCCATGGCTCGTACAGGTATCCAATAGAGCGCATGTTTCACCTTATGGCAAAAGGCATCAACTTGCTCATCGCGCATCAAGGCCGATGTTAACCAAACCAGTAATACGCCTGGCGCACCAAAGGCAATAAACCAAAACACAGGGACAAAGAAACGCTCTAAGAATAGATAACCCAAACCTGCCTGAACACCTTCGTCGATGCCGTCATCTCCAGGCTGATACATTTGCGACTCTAAGCCTAAGCTGTCGACTGCAATCTGCCACGCGGCCTGCTCATCACCCTGATCAACCTTCGCTTGATACTCGGCCAATTTTTCTGGCTGATCACCAGAACGAAACACCAACAGCAACAAAGCCAATGAACAGACAAAACTCACTAGACTATTAGAGAAAAACCATAGAACTGCAGCCAATAAAACCACTGGCGCCAATAGATAGACGGCCAACGCCAGCGCTCGGTTCAATTTAATGCGCGCAGTTAGCCGCCGCCAACCGAGCGTCCATTCGGTAAAGGGTTCGTCATAACTCGATAAACTGATCGAAACCAAATAGGCAATAAGAACCACTAGAAAATCCACAAACACCTCCTAATTAGGGCTGTTTTGACTAAGACAGGATAAAATATGTCAGGTTAACTATAAATCGCAGCGACAACAAATGACAGTAAACGCCCTAGCACGATAAAATAGCCCGCAAATCACTTAAGAGCGACTCACTATTTATGTTCATTGCCGATACGCCTTACGCTAAAACATTGCGCGACCATCTTGTACGTTCCGTCCGATTCGCTATCGAAGAAGACCTTGGCAGCGGTGACATTACTGCGCAATTGATAGCCGAACAGGCCACTTGCCGCGCTACCGTTATATCACGTGAGCCTGGCGTTTTGTGTGGCCGAGAATGGTTTGAAGAAGTATTTCGCCAAATCAATCCGAGCGTCGAATTGCACTGGGCAAAACAAGACGGCGATGAAATTTGCGCCAATGACGAATTAGTCAGCATTCAAGGTAATACGCGCTCTATTCTAACCGCCGAGCGTATTGCATTGAACTTTTTACAAACGCTCAGCGGCACCGCATCGTTGGCCGCTCAATACGCTATAGCGCTGGCCGATAAAGACGTTGTCATTCTCGACACCCGAAAAACAATTCCTGGGCTGCGCTTGGCGCAAAAATACGCCGCCCGAGTTGGTGGCTGTCAGAATCACCGCCTCGGCTTATACGATATGTTCTTGATTAAAGAAAACCACATCGCAGGTTGCGGCAGCATTGCAAACGCAGTCACTAAAGCCAAAGAAATTGCACCGGATAAAAAAATTGAAGTCGAAGTTGAAAGCATCGAGCAACTAAAAGAAGCTCTAGCCTTACCCATAGATGTCATCATGCTAGACAACTTCAGCGCACAACAAACCGCCGAAGCAATTGCACTGAATCATACCGAGATCAAATTAGAAGCCTCTGGCAATATGGATTTAGCAAAAATCCAAACGCTCATCGAAAACCAACCCGACTACATTTCGGTCGGCAATCTAACCAAGCATGTAACGGCCTTAGACTTAAGCTTACGACTGCAAGACTAACCTCAACTGCTGTTTGCTCGTTCGCGACAGTCTTGCGAGCGACATACCGCTGTAGCCTGCTCTGCAACCAGCAACTGGCTACAGCAATAACGACTGATCAATAGCGATAAACTCACTGGCGGAATCAACTAGCGCCTTTGCAGTCAGCGCTGGCACACCATAGACAACAAACTCTTTACCGTAGGCGGTTCTCACCTTATCAGCGAGTACGGCAAAATCACCATCGCCAGAAACCAAAACCACCACGTCAGCCTGTTGTGCAGCATCTAACGCGTCTATCGTAATGCCAACATCCCAATCGCCTTTCGCGCTGCCATCGGCTCGCTGAATGTAAGGTTTCAATTTTACTTCAAAGCCAATCGCCCTGAGTATATTTTGGAACTGGCGTTGCTTTTCATCGCCTCGATCAACAGCGTAGGCATAAGCAGAAACGAGCTCACCGCCTGCAGTAACTTGCGCCCAGAACCTGTTGTAATCGAAATTTTTTTGGTAAGCGCTGCGCGTGGTGTAATAAACATTTTGCACATCCACTAAAATAGAAATCTTTTTCATCTATAACCTCAGCACTAGAGCGCTCTTAGCATTACTCAATATGAACCCAGCTATGCTTTCAGTAGCATCAACAACAGATGCATCAGCAACAACAAAAAAAGGGGCTGATGCCCCTTTAATAATACCTGCTTATTCTATCGGGTTATGACAAGTAAAGCTCAAAGAACGCTAAGGTACGAGACCAAGCTAATTCTGCTTGTGCTTCATCGTAGCGACCGGTTGAGTCATTGTGGAAACCATGATTAGCGCCCGGATAAATGTGCGAGGTATAGTCTACGTCATTCGCGCTAAGTGATTTTTCATAATCTTCTTTACTGGCATTAACTCGAGCATCAAGCTCAGCATATTGCAGCAATAGCGGCGCGGTAATGTTTTTCTGCAATTCTGCCGCGGCAGGTGTACCGTAAAATGGTACGCCAGCATCCAAATCATCGCCCAAGGTTGCAGCTAACATATTGACCACATAGCCACCAAAACAAAAACCAACGGCACCTAATTTGCCAGTACTCAATTCATGGCCTTTCAAGAATTTGGCTGCTGCTACGAAATCTTCTTCGATTTTAGCGCGATCCAACGAACTCTGCATCGAACGACCTTCGTCATCATTACCTGGGTAGCCACCGAGCGGGTGTAACGCATCTGGGGCAAACGCAATATAACCGGCTTTGGCTAAACGACGAGCAACATCTTTAACATAAGGGTTAAGGCCGCGGTTTTCATGAATCACTAAAACAACAGGCGCTTTGCCCTTTAACTCAGCAGGCACTACGAAATAGCCTTTACCTTCACCGTGACCTTTTGGCGATGGGAAGGTCTCGTAGGTCGCTTTAATTGAAGCATCATTAAAGGAGACTTGCTCAGCTTCTGCATAGTTCGGCATTAATGCAGAGGTTAATGTTCCCATGGTTAGGCCAACAGCCGTTAACGTCGAAAGACGCGCCAAGAACGTTCTGCGGTCAATCAAGCCATGCGCATACTCGTCATACCAATCAAATGCTTCCTGCGGAATAGGACGGGCTGCATCCACTGCTTCGAGGGGTTGATTTGCTAGGGGTTGGTTCGTTTCTTGATGTTGCATCAGTGAATCCTCAGTGTTGTTTATTCATTCGTTTTAGAAGCCGATATGGAATGACTCTCAACATTCGTTACTCGGCTAAACTTCATGGTTTGTTATTTCACTTAGCGCTACAGGCCATTTTCAATGACCATCATTTCATCAGTAAGTTCTGCAATTTTATTCATCAATAAAATGATAAATAAAAGAATAACTCACCCTACTGATTGGGTGTAAAACAAATTACTATACGCAGCTATTTTATGCGAGATCATCATGAGCACAGAAATCACCTATATTGGCCTTATGAACCCAAAGAGCGCCTCCAACGTCGGCGCTATTATGCGAGCCTCTGGCTGCTTCAAGGTCGATAAAGTTTGTTATCAGGGCAGTCGATTTGACCATGCAAGAAAATTTGCCACCGACACTCAGCTGGCAAGCAAACACATTGCTCTGGTAAAGGTCGATGCAATCGTCGAGCACAAGCCCAAGGATGCAAAACTCATCTGTGTCGAATTAACCGTTGGTGCGACGCCTTTACCAGAATTTGAACATCCAGATCAGGCTTTTTATGTATTTGGCCCTGAGGATGGCTCGATCAGTCAGCAGGTTATCGATCAGGCTGACGAGGTAATTTATATACCGAGCCTAAATTGCTTAAATTTAGCCGCCACCGTCAACATAGTGCTTTATGACCGAGCCAGTAAAAAACAGCTGATTAACCGCAGTGATGAACAGATCATTCGCAGTCGAGATCGCAACAATGCAACAAAAATTTAATATTTTTTTATGAAAACTTGCATGCATTGAACTAAATTCAAGATGAGAGCCTTATTTGGCTTCATATTCTGCAACAATCAAATCCCTACCAACAAAGAATCAAAATGATAGCCTTTGAAGAGAATTAGTGAGAAGAAGACTATCAGATAGATACCATGATGCTTGTGACGGATACTTGTAAAAATTAAAAGTTGACTAATTTTTTGAATTTTGCCTGACCGTTCAGTCAAATACATCTTTTGGTTCTTTACTGCAGTCTTTTAAGTCGTTTTTTGCATAACCCACCAGTTGACGGCCAAATAACAAAAAACCTATAGTCCTTTACCAGCTAGAGGGTTAGCCTTATTAACCTCATTTCGAAGCCAGTTTTGAGCTCCGACCTGTTGTTTATAAGTAGCTTTACGTTTGGCTACAACCATGCTCTAAGAGCTCGTACTTAATATTAGAAAGATAGGAAAAAACTATGTCGGATTCAGTCACTGGAACAGTTAAATGGTTCAACGAAACTAAAGGCTTTGGTTTCATTGAGCAAGAAAACGGTCCAGATGTATTCGCTCACTTCAGTGCTATTGCGGGTTCTGGCTTCAAAACCCTTGCAGAAGGCCAGAAAGTTCGCTTTACAATCACTGCAGGCCAAAAAGGCCCTCAAGCGGAAAACATCGAGAAAGTCTAATCCGGCCTTGGCCATTTAGATTAGCTTGTTGATACACCCAAATTCCTAGCCCGAGCAGACTGATGAGATTTATCTTGGCAGTTTGCTTGGGCTTTTAATTTGTATAACGCAAAACCCACCTGAACAATCAGCCCTTCTTTTTACTGCAACAATCAATGCCTACGCATAGAATAGGCGGCCTCAGCTTCTTAACAACGACACACTATGCATCTATTGCTCATCGCCAAAAACTGGCCAGAACCTAATTCCACCGCAGCAGGTAGAAGAACACTCAGCCTACTCGACCTTTTAGCGCAAGCTGGCTATCAAATACACATTGCCAGCGCCGCAGAACCAACACCCTTTCAAGCGCCATTGGAAACGCTTGGCTATAGCAGTCATCGTATCGCGATCAACAGCTCTAGCTTTGATGACTGGTTAGTCACGCTAAAGCCTGACTTGGTAATCTTTGATCGATTCGTCACCGAAGAGCAGTTTGGCTGGCGCATTAATAAGCTCCTGCCTCACGCCACGACCATTCTAGACACTAGCGATTTACACTGCCTACGTTTGGCTAGAGAGAAAGCCTTTAAACAAAATTCGGCGATCGATCTTAATAACGAAACAGCAGTTCGAGAGGTCAGCTCTATTTTACGCTGCGACCTAACATTGATGATTTCGAAAGTAGAAATTGAGCTCTTAATCAACCATTTTAGCGTGCCGCCCCAACAGCTTTATTACTTACCTTTTTTGATCACTGAATCAGACACTATTCAATCAAAGCCATACCAACAACGAGAACATCTGGTCGTCTTTGGTGGCTTTAAACACAGCCCAAATAAAGATGCCGTGCATTGGCTTAAGCAAAGCCTTTGGCCTGAGCTAAAAAAACATCTACCCAAACAGGTTGAGCTACATATCTATGGTGCCTACGCTGACCACGCAATTAATCAGCTACACAACCCGAGTGAACGATTCTTTATTAAGGGTCGGGCCAAAAACGCCTTAGACAGCATGAATAATTATCGCGTTAATTTGGCACCCTTGCGTTTCGGTGCTGGGCAAAAAGGTAAGATTCTCGATGGCTGGCTTAGCGGCACACCGACCATTACAACGCCGATTGGCGCAGAAGCAATGGCCGAGGCTGACGAGCTGGGTTATTGGCCATCAAATGAGCCGGTAGAGTTTTCAAAGCAGGTTAGCCAGGCTTATCTCGACATCGAGCATTGGCAAGACTTACAACAGCGCGGTCAGAAAATTCTCGACAACCAATTCCATTTAAATCTGCACGCCAATGCATTTAAACAGTGCCTTGCAACAATAACAGCGGATACAAATAACCATCGACAACCTCTCTTTTTGAGGCAATTAATTTGGCAAAACCAACTAAGAGCGAGTGAATACATGAGCCGCTGGATTGAACTGAAGAACCGTATTTCGAACGAACAATAGCGTCATAATGACAAGCTCCAAACCAGTCGACATTTGCACAAAAACAATACAATTGGTCGCTCGCATTTTACACCACTTGCGTCTATCCTAATTTGAACAAATATTCATTACTTAGGTTTTAAAGCGGTTTACTTATGTTTATAGAAGGACTTTCAGATACGGAAAAACGTCAACTTGCAGTGACATTGCGCGAGCGCGGCCACATTGCATTTATGGCGATCAAACATGCGGTTGCGGCCATGCTGAGCCAAAAGCGCGGCGGCCCAATTAACGAGGTCGATCAAGCTTATTTACGTTTAGTGGATAACACCATTGAAGAGCTTTTTGGCTACCAACGACAAACTGGTGAACTCTATTACATGGCGCCAGAACAAACCGCTGCAACAGGCACCGGCTTTAAGTAATCGCTAAAAAATTATGACATAATAAAAGCTTCCTACTGTCTGCAGGAAGCTTCATGCACCCTTCACTCTACTCATGCCCGGTCTGCTCAGACCCTCTTAACCTTAAAGATAATTCATGGCACTGCGATAACGGCCACCAGTTCGACGTGCACAAAAAAGGCTACGTCAACCTACTATTAAGTAATCATAAGCGCAGTAAAAATCCCGGTGACGATGCATTAATGATTGAAAGCCGTCGACGTTTTTTACACGCCGGTCATTACCAGCCGTTGGCAGAACAAATATCAACTAAAGTAGCTGAATTTCTCAGTCCAGAGTCTTGCGTATTAGATGCAGGCTGCGGCGAAGGCTATTACACCGACTACTTAGCCGCGAATCAGCCTAAGAGTTATTTTTATGGTTTAGATATCTCCAAGCCTGCCATCAATGCAGCGGCTAGGAATAAAGCGATTCAATGGTGCGTTGCCTCAAGCACTCGAGCGCCATACCTTGAGCAACAGTTTGATGCCATCATTAGCGTCTTTTCTCGAATCGATGCAGACAGCTTTCATCGCATTATGAAGCCAGAGGGAGTGGTTGCTATTGCCGCACCAGATCACGACCACCTGACGGAACTGCGTCGGCAACTCTATGCTCAAGTTAGCGCGTATGACACCAGCAAACACCTTAGCTATTTGGATGATCGTTTTACATTAGTCGATGAAACACGCGTTGAAGCACCTTTATCGTTAGAAACCAATCAGGCAATAACAGACCTAGTGAGAATGACACCCCACCAGCATAAAATCAGCTCTGATGCGAAAAGCCGGATCGAAAGCCTTGATCAGCTAAACGATACAGCTTGCTTCAAGCTTTATTTATTTAAGAAAGGAAGTGAATAGGTGCTGCCTAGCCTGCACCTAAACCAAATGCACGGCGACGTTTTTCTCTCGCAGTAACTGAAGCATCTGGGCATCTGCGCCTTGGCCTGTCACTACAACATCGATTTCATCTAAACCAAACATCGATATGCCGCCGAAAACACCAACCTTGTCAGAGTCGACCAGCGCGATCACTTTATCTGCGTAATCGAGCATCTTTTTCTCTTGCATAAAGGACAGCAAGGCAGACTTGGTTAGGCCAGCTTCGGTCAAGCCATCACCTGTCACAAACAGATAACGCCCTTGATAATTCATCTGTTTTTCAGGAGTCATTAATAGATTTTGATTTTTAATATACTGACCACCCAAAACCACCAAATGCGGAAAGTCTTCAGAGATTAAATAAGTAATCAACGGTAGATAATTGGAATACACATGAATATTGGTGTTAACCAAATACTTACCCATCAAGAATGCGGTCGGCCCTTCACCAATAAAAATACTGTCTTTCCCCTGACATAATCCAACGGCACACTGAGCAATTCGCTCGCTTTCATCGTAATGACTAAAGTCAGAAATATTGGGATAGAAGTGTTTAAAGCCTGGCGCTTTCGATGTACTAGGCGATAGAATTTTTTCCGCACCGTTGCGAATTTTTTTCAACTTACCTTGCTGATCTAATTCAACGATGTCACGCCTTACCGTCGCAGGTGAACACGCTAAATGCTCAACTATTTGCTGCACTGTGACAATCGAATGCTCTTCTAAAAAACTCAACAGGCTTTGCTGCCTAGACCGGGGATTCAACGCTCAACCTCCTAAAAACCCTACCATTAGCATGATTACTTTTGATTAGATTCAGATTAGATCTATAATCAACCGCAAATTCTGATCTATTTTGACATACTATGAGTAACAAGTGGTAGAAAATCGCGTAAGTGACCGAGTCTTCACTCTGATGATTCTAAACCTATTGATCAGTTTTGAAGTCTTTCAACGATATCTTATACTGTTAAATAGGTTGTACGAGGTACCAAGATGCACAACACTCTAATAACAAAAGAAACAATCTTGCTCAATCTTGACGCCAAATCCAAAGCCGATGCTCTTCACAAAATGTGTGGTCATCTGTTTCTCGTTAAGAAAACGCAAAACCCTTCTTCGTTATTTGCTGACATTACTGCTAGAGAGTCAGTGGTCAGTACGTTCGCAGGCACAAAAACGGCAATTCCCCATGCAATTAGCGCGCATGTTGATGAACCTGTACTATGCTTTGCTCGTGTACAGAGTGATGAATTCACTTGGGATGGAAATGATGAGGACGTTCGATTCATTTTCTTACTATCGGCTCCTGCGAAGGATGATCTTAGCGAACTAAGACAGAGTCAATCATATGTATTTTCGTCTGTCGCCGAACTGATTAGCCGCCCTGAAACGCTCGAACTTTGGGAACACGCGGACAATGAGTCGGTCATATTAGAAAGCTTAAATCATGAATTCAAAGCCAAACTAAATAATAGAATAACAAACTAACTAGGAGAACTCCTATGTCTGGCAATAACTTAAAAGTCGGCGTTCAATCCGTTGGACGTTTCTTAAGCGGCATGGTGATGCCGAATATCGGTGCGTTTATCGCATGGGGTCTTATCACTGCATTATTCATCCCAACGGGCTGGGTACCAAACGAGAAGCTTGCTGTACTCGTTGGCCCGATGATTCTAAACCTACTGCCACTACTGATTGGTTATACCGGTGGTAAAATGGTTGGTGGTGAGCGTGGCGCTGTTGCTGGTGCTGTAACCACAATGGGGGTCATTCTAGCTGCGGACATTCCAATGTTCCTTGGGGCAATGATCGCAGGTCCATTTGGCGGTTACTGCATCAAAAAATTTGATGAAGCTGTCCACGGTAAAATCAAGCCAGGTTTTGAAATGTTGGTTAACAACTTTTCTCTTGGTATTGTTGCTGCCATCACATCAGTTCTAGCACTGGTTGCTATCGGCCCGGTCGTTTCTATATTGACGACGGCACTCGGCAAAGGTGTTGGTGTTATCGTTGATGCACACCTATTACCGTTAGTCTCAATTCTGGTTGAGCCAGCAAAAATCCTATTCCTGAATAACGCAATTAACCACGGTGTCTTCACGCCATTGGGTGCGGAGCAATCTGCAGCACTAGGCGGCTCGATCTTCTATCTTATCGAGACAAACCCAGGCCCTGGTCTAGGCGTACTATTGGCTTACATGTTTGTTGGTAAAGGCGCTGCGTCTAAATCAGCATCAGCAGCTTCTATTATTCATTTCTTTGGCGGTATTCATGAGATTTACTTCCCTTATGTACTCATGAAACCAGTATTAATCCTCGCGGTCATCGCTGGCGGCATCACCGGTGTCACCGTTAACATGGTGACAGGCAATATGCTGGTTGCTCCACCGTCACCAGGTTCTGTGTTCGCGTTAGCGATCATGTCAACTAAAGGTATGGGTCTAGTACTTACATTGCTTTCAATAGCTGCTGCGACTGCTGTTTCCTTCCTTGTTGCGGCCCTATTTATTCGTGGCGGAAGTGAAGACGAGCAAGACTTAGTTGCTGCTCAAGCTGCCGTTGCTGCAAACAAAGCTGAGTCTAAAGGGCAAGCAACAGAATCCCTAATGACCGGTGGCAGCATCAAGAAAATCGTTGTCGCTTGTGATGCAGGTATGGGCTCTTCAGCGATGGGTGCAACGGTACTGCGTAATAAAGTCGATGACGCAGGATTAGACATCGAAGTCACTAACCAAGCGATTAATGACCTATCCGATGCAGACATTGTTATCACTCAAGCAGAGTTGTCAGACCGAGCAAAAGCGAAATTACCAAGTGCACAGCATTACAGCATTGGCAACTTCATGGACGCCGGCTTCTATGATGAACTAATCGCAAAACTTAAATAATCTTTCTCAGATTATGATTAAAACCTGAGCTTATTCGAGCTAAGCTCAGGTTCTTTCAAAACAACGTCTCTCTAACCAAACACACAAACAACATCAGTAAGGCGTTCGCCATGTCTTTTTTTAAAAAATTATTAGCCGGCAATAAAAGCTCGGCGCAAAATGACGAGAAACCAGCAGCGAGCAAAAGCTCAACTGCCGACAACACTCCGTCACCGATAAACCTATCCGCCAGCAACGTTCTGGTAAAGCAACAGTGTGCCGACAAATCTACGGTACTTGAGTTGGTTGCAAAAAAAATGCTCGAGCTAGGCTATGTTAGCGACGATTACCTACAGGCTATTATCGATCGAGAACAGAAAGTCAGCACCTATTTAATAAACGGTGTCGCCATTCCACACGGTACCGTCGAAGCAAAACACCTTGTACAGAAAACAGGGCTGGTGATTATTCAATTACCACAAGGCGTTACTTGGAGCGACAAAGGCGAGACCGTTAAGTTTGTCGTTGGCATTGCTGCCGCAGGCCAAGACCACCTTTCTATTTTACAAAAACTAACCACCGTTGTGATGGATGAACCACTGGCGAAAAAGCTAGGCGAATCCGCATCGGTTGATGACATTATCGCAGCGCTAGGCGCAGAAAAAAGCAGCGCCGAACAATCCATACCTGCATCTGATTTATCTATCACTAGCAGTGCAACTATTGTCGACGCGTCAGGCATGCATGCTCGACCTGCCAGCCTCATTTCAGAAACGGCGGCAAGTTACAAGAACACCGACATTCGCTTACGTAATAATGATCGTATGGCCAATGCTAAGTCGATGGCCGACCTTCTGACCATGGGCGCTATTATGGGCGACGAGATTACCGTCTCGGCCGAAGGCGATGAAGCTGGCGAAGCCGTTAACAAACTGGTTGAGATGATCAACGCAGGTTTGGATAACGATGCTGACGGCGGCAACGACAATGCTAACTACAACCCATTAGAGTCACTTGCTGCCATTGAATCTGCCAATGGTCGCATTGTAAAAACAGGTTCTGCAGCTTCGCCAGGCATCGCA
Proteins encoded in this window:
- a CDS encoding PTS mannitol transporter subunit IICB — encoded protein: MSGNNLKVGVQSVGRFLSGMVMPNIGAFIAWGLITALFIPTGWVPNEKLAVLVGPMILNLLPLLIGYTGGKMVGGERGAVAGAVTTMGVILAADIPMFLGAMIAGPFGGYCIKKFDEAVHGKIKPGFEMLVNNFSLGIVAAITSVLALVAIGPVVSILTTALGKGVGVIVDAHLLPLVSILVEPAKILFLNNAINHGVFTPLGAEQSAALGGSIFYLIETNPGPGLGVLLAYMFVGKGAASKSASAASIIHFFGGIHEIYFPYVLMKPVLILAVIAGGITGVTVNMVTGNMLVAPPSPGSVFALAIMSTKGMGLVLTLLSIAAATAVSFLVAALFIRGGSEDEQDLVAAQAAVAANKAESKGQATESLMTGGSIKKIVVACDAGMGSSAMGATVLRNKVDDAGLDIEVTNQAINDLSDADIVITQAELSDRAKAKLPSAQHYSIGNFMDAGFYDELIAKLK